One Phyllopteryx taeniolatus isolate TA_2022b chromosome 12, UOR_Ptae_1.2, whole genome shotgun sequence genomic window, TTACTGGTAGGAAGTCAGGATTTAGCCTACAAAAGCTGCTAGCGAGGAAGTTAGGTTCACGGAGTCCGTTACTGCGGTGAATGAGTCGGAATTTCTCTTGCCCGGCTCTTTGAAACTGAGCAGGCTTTCCCTCATCTCAGGGTCAACTTCCTCTGAGTTTTCAAGATTTGTTTTGAGTCACAACTGGCGTACACATGGACACTGTAGATGGATCGAAAGTCTCAAATTGCAACGTTCCTCGCTCCTCAAAACAGTGAAGCTGATCCAAGGATGTTGGCATGCCGCCATATTAAGGAGCGTCGCAATCGTCTTGATGCATGGAGGAGCAAGGATCGAGTAGCTTCCACGAGGTAGCTAAAATCCAGGGACGTGATTTATCCTCTGACGTCTCAGTCTCATAGCACCTTGACGGTGGCGGTTGAAAATGGGTGCGCACCAGCTGGATTGTGAACAGAGCACAACTTCAAATTAAATAGCTCATCTGTTTTCGTTAATTCCTTGATTATTTTCGTGAGACTATACATATTTCACAGAGTGTCAGTTGTGTTCGGAGCagtttttcatattaaaatgaCAACACTGGCTCATGGTTACTATACACCTAACTGAGCACATATTTCTAAAGGTTTGTCTAGTAATTACgctgtcattttgtcaaatgaatttggtcacgaaaaaaaaaaaagttctcttGGGTCGTCACTGTTTTTGCACTGAACGTAATGAGCAATATAAGACTTTACATACTTCTACGAGTCGCTCCAAAAATGCACTGTGCGTAGGGACGGGGGCGGCAGAGAGGACAGATCTGACCAATCACAATCGTTTTTGAATCTGCAAATTTGTAAACTGTAACAGTGCTGATTATACACATACAGGTGTCTGTATTTTCCCCTGCGTGTAATCCCACCGCGCAGACGGTTCATTTGTGACACGTGAACGCTGTGACGTCATCCTTGGTAGCGATCATGAAATGACGTAATCGAGGCACTATCGTCTTATTCCCCCCCAAATATTCCTACATCCTCCTGCCACGCTCCTTATTAAAAATATCGAAGGAATTTCTGGTGGGAGGAGCTAGCATGTAAACAGAGGAGCTAGGAAGTTCCATAAATAGAAATGAGACCCACCCAGTGTCTAAGttagtgacataaaaaaatatagaaataaatcaaaaataaatcaaaatggcagGGGCAGGAGTTGCATTcagtattattttattcatcattttcTCTTCAAGCACATTTTCCCACCACATGTGAACATTTCCAAAAGTCCATTGAGGTCAAAGTGCTTACAAATGGGGGCGGGGGGACTCAAACGGTCGTCATAGTTACTACGCTGACAAAAAGCTTTCTTCCAAAAACAATAAGTGTGACACATTTCATATAAATATACCCCCACCAGCATTCCCTCACCCACGCACGCGCTCACACACCAACAAAAACCTgctgccaaaaaaataaaatacaactctTGAGAATGTTTTCAAAGCCTAAGAACACTGACCAGCTGCCACCACCGCCTTGCGAGCTAAACGAGACTTCTCGGAAGCGCCACCGTGCGCCTCGCACCGAAAACGCACAGCAGAAGCGACGACATTCGACACTGACGAGTTTACAGCAGAAAGGAGCTcagaaaaactaacaaaaaggCACTTCATTCTCACGCAGAGTTCATTTATCCCTGATGGCGGGCTGACAGGCAGACGCCTTCAGTCACCAGAGACAACTGGCGTAAACACAAACACGGGCCATGTGGTTTACCCCCTTGCCCCCAAAATTTCAAGACAAGGCACAGCATAAAACAAGCAGTCATCGTTCAGAGATTGCCAATAAATAAGTGTTTTGAGCACCACATGGCTTTTCCCGAGATGGCTGCCTGAGCATTGCGCAAACTTCAAGCGTGATCTGCAAAGAAATCCGCCAAGAGCAGAAGTCCCTCGCGTTAGCTAGAGGGCGCTCTAAATTCACGctcaattgggggggggggagaaaagaaaaagaaaaaaaaaaaggcaggggGGGAACTTCAATCCCTGAGCAACTGCTCGTTAGTTTATTTACATTCCTCAGAGGCTAAATGTGACAAAGACCCCTCAGGGGATGCGAAGGGATGGGGGGAATCTTTCAGGACAGGAGGGGGAAAAGAATGGGaaggaaaacaaaactaatggagagaaaaaaacaccaaccaGAATATTTCCCCCCCAACAGGGGACCGCAGCGGTAAAGCTTTGATGAAAGGGTCCGAACACAAATGACAACCTCGCTCTCCCGAGCATCATGATTCTATTTATTCAACTGAACTTTAAAAGTTGGCATTTTTTGGTCCAGAGAGGGTTAGAATGGGCAGCTTATTGTtggtttccttaaaaaaaaaataagcacgACACAAGAGGCATGCAAGGGAGCCGGAGAAGGTCACCCGCGCCCTCCACTCCAGATAAGAGCTGCTTGCTGGTTATCTTGTGCAAACATGGGCAGAGGTGGCAGCGTGTGGAAAAAGGCAAGCAATTCCAAGAAAAGGCTGGGGCCCGCGTGGGGGCCAGTTGCACATTGTAGCCGTGGGccgttcggggggggggggggggggggggggggcgtattTCACTTCCCCTTGCGCCAAATAAGTCAGACGGCAGGTGCCAACACCGCTTTACAATGCTAATAATAGCACGTCGTCATCAAGCACACCTGGTATCTTTCCCCCAATGACCACACATGGGGTTCACAGTGCGGTTGGTCGGTCAGTGGGTGGGGGGCCCACCCCCCCGGGGAAGACAGAGTGAGGATAAGTATAGAAGCAAGATCTGGTTGCAGGGAGACTGGAGGGGCTTGCCGCGTGCTTCTACTTTGAAGGAAGACGAGCGTAGAAATGTCTCGAGAGACCCTCGTCAAAGGCCAGCTCGGAACACCAAAGCACCAGCAAAAATCAACCACAGTGCCTGATAATTGTTATCAtccgccccccccacccccaaaaaaaaaattataaatgggAGGGGGAGTTGGCATGATCAGCTGTTTGGAGGTGTACCTGGACCGGTCTTTCACGGGTTAGCCCCTCCCAGAGGCACTTGTGGCCAccccgcttttttttttaatacacattaCAGGCACTttggccgtttttttttttttttttttttttctttttaatacacACATTACAGGCactttggctgttttttttttttttttatatacttagtACAGCAAGAGATTTCAAGTCAAAAActatattaaaagaaaatttaCTCCTCGGAACATAACAGAACCAAACAACCCAAACTTTTTAAATCGCgtcccccccctctctctcgctTTTGGAGCAACATCTGATTacactaaattttttttttcttccccccacctttaacatttttttcatgatccaaggaaagaagaaaaaaaaacaaaaaaaaaaatcaaaattcaaTGCTTCATCATCAGAATCACTTAATTTCCTATTAACGTGAAGCTTTTAAAGGGGGGGCAGGGGGGTAGTCATCCAGCAAGAAAGAAAAGTGGGAATAACACTTAAAAATATCACACTGACACATCGGAAGAGAACGGGAAAGGGTTCCCAAAAATTGAAACGCTGGATTTAGAAAATGCTGTGACCTTCTGTcgtttcatttcccccccccccccccccactcacaATCAGGGGCCAGCGGCCTGTCGCGTGCGTCCCCCTCCCCCCATCCTGTCAGTTGCACGGCAGCCATGTGGGAATGTTCTGATTGGCCACATAGTAGTTGCTGAAGTTGTGGTCACGCACGTACGGCGCCGGCTGGTAGTAGCAGGTGACGCAGGAAGCGTCAGGTATGGCGTTCTGCTCGGCGAGCACGCGAAAGGCCATGAGCGAGATGAGGTGCAGAGTCTGGCGTCGCTCATGGCCCATGAGGCACACTGTGCTTTCGTTGACCACGCGGCGCAGGATCATAAGGTAATCGTACTTGCTGGCCTCCTCGCCCACAAAGTGGCTCTGGAGGTACGCTTCCACCTTGCGCTGCTGCTCGCCGATGTCGGGGAAGTCGATGAAGAAGCGCGAGCACATGTACCGCTCCAGGCCCTTGAACTCTTCCTCGCTGGCGGGCCGGAAGTCACGCACCAAAAGGTTGCAGTACTTGAGCAGGCCGCCGCCGCGGATCTCCTCGGGCCTCTTGGTGGCGATGAGCTTGTCGCGCAGGTGGCCCAGCGCCGCATCGAAGTCGCCGAACACGCTCTCGCCGCTCACTGGCGGGTGGCGCTCGGACGACATGGGCGAGGCATCGTCCGCCTCGTAGAAGGCCAAAACGGAGTCCAGGACGATCTGGAAGGAATCGACACTGAATTCGAACTGCCGGCGGATGGAGTCGACAAACTTGAGCTCCACGTTGCGGCCATTGTTGTTGGACAGCGAGATGAGGCTCCAGCGGTCTTGCTCCGTGTTGACCTTGACGAGCTTCTGCACGTAGGCCTCCTTCAGAGTCACGGCGGTGATCTTTTCCTTGTTGACGCCCTCGGGAAGGAAGTCCAGCAGGGTGCCCAGCACCACGTCACGGATGAGCCGGAACTCCGACTCGTGCGGCAGGTCCACCCTGAAGATGACGTCCAGGTCCTTGTAGCTCCAGCCCAGGTCCTGCACCAGCACGTGGCTGGCCGTCGAGCCGTTCAGGCGCACGTCCTTCACACGGACGCCGCTCAGCGCCAAGCTGGAGCGCACCCGAGCCAGGATGTCCTTCAGACGCACCTCCAGCGTGGGGAAATTGCCGCGGCCGTGGACGGGCACCACCTCACTGAGGACCTCATCCAGGCGACTCACTTGCTCCCACGACAGAATGCTGACGGCTTCGCTCGTTGCCCCTTTGGCGTCCATCTTCTCACTTTTTTTCTAGCTGTGGACGAAGGGGAGACATGAGTCACGTGATACAAACCGGGGATCACTGGTCTCTGGCAGCGTTCCCCCatcttttattgagccaaggtaccGGTTTGACATGAGAAAAAGCTTGCAAGAAaccaattcatccattttccgtagcgcttctcctaacgcgggtcgcgggcgtcctggagcccatcccagctatcatcgggcaggaggcggggtacaccctgaaccggtcgccagccaatcacagggcacgtagaaacaaaccacgattggcactcacgttcacacctacgggcacttaagagtcttcaatcaacctagcacgcatgttttggggatgcgggaggaaaccggagtgcccggagaaaagccacgcgggcacggggagaacatgagaACTCCACGAACATGAGAACTCCACGCAGAACCCCGGTGAATAGAAACCGGTGGATACAAAGCTTTCTTGCACCTTGTCCCATCTAAttgaagagcatttcattgttctgcgtCGCTTGAATCGATCTAAAAAGATGAATTGTAATTGATACATTTCCGGACACGTGTAATTGGATAGTTTCCCACAGGACCTtggatgatctctcacggcataCCAGGGTGCCACGGCTACCTTCCGACTCGGATACAAAACCGGGCTACGACGCGTCCGGAACGCTGTTGTGAGTCGGGGAGCCGCCGTACCCGTTTTTTGCAGACGCCCCCTTTTATTTTCATAGTCATTCTGTAATTTTGACAACTTCTTCAATGATTGCTAGATGCTCTTTTTTGCTACTTTCGAACATTAAACGATCCCCTCGAATTATATCTCTCCAATGCCGAGCTCAAAATACACATGTGGCCCAATTTTGACCGGAGCGAAACATCGCAGACAAATAACCCGATCACGGCCGTTCATTTGAGTTACGAGTCCCCAATTAAGCTGTAAACCGTCCAGCCATCCTCTGtgccgcttaccctcactggggtcgcaggtgcgctggagcctatcccagcggggCACACCTCGGACCGGTCGATCTTAGAGATCGGATATCCGTCCGATGTCAGCGAAAAAGTAGTATCGGACGTGACTAAATATAAAATCTCGGATTTTACCGCTCTTATCCAAGCAGTTCATTGTAtgctccgctccagcacttccagTCGGCGGCGCCAGGACGGCATGCGGCGCCCACGTGATCGCAGCAACAGGTGGCAAGGCGTGactgttgcttgcttaaaattatttattggcACCAGTTGACATGCACTACAAAACTGAACGCACAAAACGACACCTACTGAATGCTCAAATACATCATCGAGTTTTAGCAACAATATTGGATACATTTCTTTGTTACTTCGAGTGTGCCCATCTCATCGAGTACCCCACACGACGTCAACACGTGCGCAGCAGGGACGGACGGCGAAGCACACACTGAGAAAGCAAATGCTGCTCCCCACCAGCAGCTCAAAATCGTCCTCTGTagcagacatttgcaaactAACGGGGCCCACCCACTGCATACTTGTGAGTGAACTCCTTTTGCCCTCAATAAAAGACATTTAGAGCTTTTCAGTGATCCCAAATGTGAACGGGTGGCGACTGGGTACCCGCCGTCTCCGTTTGAAAACAATGCTGATTGGATCTTCCCCCCCCCGGTCGTCAGGAGGCTAAACTGACAATATGGAAATGAGTTGAACTTG contains:
- the tent5c gene encoding terminal nucleotidyltransferase 5C; protein product: MDAKGATSEAVSILSWEQVSRLDEVLSEVVPVHGRGNFPTLEVRLKDILARVRSSLALSGVRVKDVRLNGSTASHVLVQDLGWSYKDLDVIFRVDLPHESEFRLIRDVVLGTLLDFLPEGVNKEKITAVTLKEAYVQKLVKVNTEQDRWSLISLSNNNGRNVELKFVDSIRRQFEFSVDSFQIVLDSVLAFYEADDASPMSSERHPPVSGESVFGDFDAALGHLRDKLIATKRPEEIRGGGLLKYCNLLVRDFRPASEEEFKGLERYMCSRFFIDFPDIGEQQRKVEAYLQSHFVGEEASKYDYLMILRRVVNESTVCLMGHERRQTLHLISLMAFRVLAEQNAIPDASCVTCYYQPAPYVRDHNFSNYYVANQNIPTWLPCN